The following proteins come from a genomic window of Azoarcus sp. PA01:
- a CDS encoding DUF4254 domain-containing protein translates to MAEGTAAPATGPAEAAARFELQADSIVAFHDGFLAGRDAPWPAEPAPWWQWIDENHRSNTALWREEDRARRSDVPDSEIVRCKRNIDALNQRRNDAVEALDDCLLAALERVVPAPAHDARLSSETAGAIIDRLSILALKIHHMRQASQRREAGAEHMQRCADKLVTLVAQRKDLAACLDRLLHEARCGVARFRTYRQFKMYNDPSLNPELYRRSRSANDAAPANTPFAVDVLIPTCDRPAALAVTLTSLFAQRSGALRIVVSDQGERDSAEAASEVQAVVRLLAAKGHVVEFHRHLPRRGLAEQRHFLLAQAQAPYVLFLDDDVVVEPDLVERLLKAIREQGCGFVGSALIGLSHAADRRPHQQRIEFWDGPVEPEEVLPDSPAWARHELHNAANLYHVQTNLGLTPERQRLYRVAWVGGCVLFDREKLEAAGGFEFWRELPPEHCGEDVFAQLRVLARDGGCGIIPSGAYHQELATTVPRRDVDAPRVLRTKLEVR, encoded by the coding sequence TTGGCTGAGGGAACCGCAGCCCCTGCCACGGGCCCCGCAGAGGCGGCCGCCCGCTTCGAACTGCAGGCCGATTCGATCGTCGCGTTTCACGATGGTTTCCTTGCCGGGCGGGACGCGCCATGGCCTGCCGAACCCGCCCCTTGGTGGCAGTGGATCGACGAAAACCACCGCAGCAACACGGCGTTGTGGCGCGAAGAGGATCGGGCGCGCCGCAGCGACGTGCCGGACAGCGAGATCGTGCGTTGCAAGCGCAACATCGATGCGTTGAACCAGCGGCGCAATGACGCCGTCGAGGCGCTGGACGACTGCCTTCTTGCGGCCCTCGAGCGCGTCGTGCCGGCGCCCGCTCATGATGCGCGGCTGTCGAGCGAGACCGCGGGCGCGATCATCGATCGGCTGTCGATCCTGGCGTTGAAGATCCACCACATGCGACAGGCGTCGCAGCGTCGCGAAGCCGGCGCCGAGCACATGCAGCGGTGCGCCGACAAGCTCGTGACGCTGGTCGCGCAGCGCAAGGACCTCGCGGCCTGTCTCGACCGACTGCTGCACGAAGCGCGCTGCGGCGTCGCGCGCTTCAGGACCTACCGGCAGTTCAAGATGTACAACGATCCGTCGCTGAATCCCGAGCTGTACCGCCGCTCGCGCTCGGCGAACGATGCGGCGCCGGCGAACACGCCGTTCGCGGTCGATGTGCTGATCCCGACTTGCGACCGGCCCGCCGCGCTCGCCGTGACGCTGACTTCGCTTTTCGCCCAGCGCAGCGGTGCGCTGCGCATCGTGGTGTCCGACCAGGGCGAGCGGGACAGCGCCGAGGCGGCCTCCGAAGTGCAGGCGGTCGTGCGGCTTCTCGCCGCGAAAGGGCACGTCGTCGAGTTCCACCGTCATCTGCCGCGCCGCGGCCTCGCCGAGCAGCGCCATTTCCTGCTCGCGCAGGCGCAGGCGCCGTATGTGCTGTTTCTCGACGATGACGTCGTCGTCGAGCCGGATCTCGTCGAGCGTTTGCTGAAGGCGATCCGGGAGCAGGGTTGCGGGTTTGTCGGCAGCGCCCTGATCGGCCTGAGTCATGCTGCGGACCGGCGGCCGCACCAGCAGCGCATCGAATTCTGGGACGGTCCGGTCGAGCCCGAAGAGGTGCTGCCGGACAGTCCGGCGTGGGCGCGCCACGAGTTGCACAACGCCGCGAACCTGTACCACGTGCAGACCAATCTCGGCCTCACGCCGGAGCGGCAGCGCCTCTATCGTGTTGCGTGGGTCGGTGGCTGCGTGCTGTTCGACCGCGAGAAGCTCGAGGCTGCGGGCGGATTCGAATTCTGGCGCGAGCTGCCCCCCGAGCACTGCGGCGAGGACGTGTTCGCGCAGCTGCGGGTCCTCGCGCGCGACGGCGGCTGCGGCATCATCCCGTCGGGCGCCTACCACCAGGAGCTCGCGACGACGGTCCCGCGGCGTGACGTCGATGCGCCGCGCGTGTTGCGCACGAAGCTGGAGGTACGATGA
- a CDS encoding DUF2795 domain-containing protein yields the protein MASQQKDETTSGQAVPNPVQVQKFLGGLDYPVGKQELVEQARKKGADANVMDALERIPDRQYDSPVSVSAEIGKLG from the coding sequence ATGGCGAGCCAGCAGAAAGACGAAACGACGTCTGGACAAGCGGTGCCGAACCCGGTTCAGGTGCAGAAATTTCTCGGCGGCCTGGATTACCCGGTCGGGAAGCAAGAGCTGGTCGAACAGGCACGCAAGAAAGGCGCCGACGCGAACGTGATGGACGCGCTCGAGCGGATCCCGGATCGGCAGTATGACAGTCCCGTCTCGGTGTCTGCGGAGATTGGCAAACTTGGCTGA
- a CDS encoding response regulator transcription factor yields MTIRLVLADHHPIVLDGLRGLFAREPDIQVQACCTTGEQALHAAMDHCPDVLLLDNGLPDMNGIDVLQRLRSLASSSHVVLFADTITVAQATAALRLGADGILLKEVPSRLVVNCVRKVHGGGRWIETGSVSRAFDRLVGGRAGGGEALEKISTREREIIRLVVTGMSNKQIAARLFLSEGTVKSHLHHIYRKLNVHTRLQLAAYAQDNDPV; encoded by the coding sequence GTGACTATACGGCTCGTTCTGGCTGACCATCACCCCATCGTGCTGGATGGGCTCAGGGGACTGTTCGCGCGGGAGCCGGACATCCAGGTGCAGGCGTGCTGCACCACCGGCGAGCAGGCGCTGCACGCGGCGATGGATCATTGCCCCGATGTCCTGCTGCTGGACAACGGACTGCCGGACATGAACGGCATCGACGTGCTGCAGAGGCTACGCTCACTCGCATCGTCCTCCCATGTGGTGCTCTTTGCCGATACCATCACCGTCGCTCAGGCGACGGCAGCGCTCCGCCTCGGCGCGGACGGCATCCTCCTCAAGGAGGTTCCGTCGCGACTCGTCGTAAACTGTGTTCGCAAAGTACATGGCGGCGGGCGCTGGATCGAGACAGGCTCAGTGAGCAGGGCGTTCGACCGTTTGGTCGGGGGCAGGGCGGGCGGCGGGGAGGCGCTGGAAAAGATTTCCACGCGAGAGCGGGAAATCATCCGTCTGGTTGTCACCGGCATGAGCAACAAGCAGATCGCCGCCCGCCTTTTCTTGAGTGAAGGCACGGTGAAGAGCCACCTCCACCATATCTACCGCAAGCTCAACGTGCACACGCGCCTGCAATTGGCGGCGTACGCGCAGGACAATGATCCGGTCTGA